In the Glycine max cultivar Williams 82 chromosome 19, Glycine_max_v4.0, whole genome shotgun sequence genome, CTTTTGGGACATTGATTAGTGGTGTGTGCAAGGCTGGCCAAATGGAGGCTGCAGAGATCTTGTTGGAAGAGATGCAGTGTAAGGGGGTTGATTTGAATGTTGTAATATTTAACACGATGATGGATGGATATTGTAAAAGAGGGATGATGGATGAAGCTTTCAGGCTGCAAGATATCATGGAAAGGAAAGGGTTTGAAGCAGATGTCTTTACATACAGCATTCTTGCTAGTGGGCTGTGTAAATTGCACAGGTATGAGGAAGCCAAGAGGGTGTTAAATGTGATGGTAGAGAAAGGAGTGGCTCCAAACGTTGTGACCTGCGCTACGTTTATTGAGATATATTGCAAGGAAGGAAACCTTGCAGAAGCTGAGAGGTTCTTAAGGAATATGGAGAAAAGGGGAGTGGTGCCTAATATTGTTACGTATAACACTCTAATAGATGCGTATAGCAAGAATGAAAAAGTAAAGCGAGCTCATATGTTAAAAGCTGAAATGGTAGAGAAGGGACTATTGCCAGATGTATTTACTTACACATCATTGATACATGGGGAATGTATTGTTGACAAGGTAGATGAGGCTCTGAAGCTTTTCAATGAAATGCTGGTAAAGGGCATAAGAGGAAACGTGAAGACATATACGGCAATTATTTCTGGTTTATCCAAGGAGGGGAGAGCAGATGAAGCTTTTAAGTTGTATGATGAGATGATGAGAATGGGTCTAATACCTGATGACAGAGTTTTCGAGGCACTTGTTGGTAGCCTTCATAAACCCAGTTCTCATGCTGCCGTGAAAGAAAATGAGTATGGGGAACTGAAAATAAACACTTCTGATACCTCAAGCTTGCCAAACACTGGTTtgtcaattttgaattttagttGACAGCATGATGCCTATGCATTATATTTCGTGTATAATATAgtggaaaaattatttctctGTCGTGCTTTGTTACAACTTCATTTGCCAATATATCTGTTTACATGTTTTATCACTTGCTTTGAACTGTTTTCTCTTAAATGATCTGgcatttttaataaatctatAGGTTTTAATGTAAGATTTGACTTTTTCTTGAACTTCATTCAAGACTTTTGAGTTAAGCTGTATGCTTTGTTTGAAATATTTAACTACTTGTATACTTAATTTGGTGTAAATGCACTTGTGTAATAAATGAGAAGAGGTTACATTTTAATGAGTCATGATTAttgatttttgtaataaattttgGATTTTAGGTAAAATATAAAAGCTATGATGAAATTGATGAAGAGAAAAGGTGGTGGAAGATACCTTTGTTTTAGACTTTCTAAAGATAAAGGGTTTTGATTCTGCATTCAGAAAGGTTATTGGTTCTGATACAGTACAGGCTGGCCAATTTGTTGAATATGCATTTGGGCAGTTAAAGTCTTTTAACAATTCATATCTTCTGAAGGGCCAGCAGTCTGATATTAATAACGATAAGTATGACACTGAAGGTTCACGGGAACTGAGTGAATCTGTTTCTATCTTCAATATGCCTTCTAACGAAGCTGGTAGTCAAGAAGCCTCCAGAGAAGATTGCATTGAACAGAGGAACTCAAATGAATTTCACAAACAGGATAATGATACTGAAAATGGACATGCTTCTGAATCatcatcaaatcaatttttttggagGAATTTTGCTAATGTTGTTAATTCTAGTATTCCTCAAAAGCTAGGTCTATCTGTTCCTGAGAAATTTAAGTGGGATGGATTGGAGTTTTTAAACAAGATTGGTTCACAATCACAAAATATTGCAGAAAGCATTTATGTTCAATCTGGTCTTGCAATTCCCGGAGGCACAGATGatacaaatgataaaacaaGCAGCCAACCTGCTATTGCTGCATTTCAGTCTTCAGTTCCAGAGGTCAAAAAAGCAACACAGAATTTGATGAGGCAGACTGAGTCAATTTTAGGAGGTTTAATGCTTTTGACTGCAACAGTTTCCAAAATAAAAGATGAAGGGCTTTGTTCAGAAGAGAGGATAATCAAAGAAGATTCTGCCAAAGCTAGAGGCAATGATATACAATATTCTACTAGTCAGATGTTTCCTAGCTCACAGAATGGATTAGTGTTGGATGATAAAAAAACTGAGGAGATGAAAGAACTTTTTTCTACTGCTGAAAGTGCCATGGAGGCTTGGGCAATGTTGGCCACTTCACTGGGACAACCTAGTTTCATTAAGTctgaatttgaaaaattatgtttcttaGATAATGCTTCCACAGACACACAGGTGTTTTCTTATATCCTCTTCAAAAAGTCCACTtctctattttttatgattttttcaatTGTTTATGTAGCATTCAAAAATCCATTTGTGATATATTGTCAATGTCTTATTCTATGGACTGGTTTCTATTTTCTAAGTTATTAGAACTTTCAGGTTGCAATTTGGCGTGATTCTGCACGAAGAAGGTTAGTGGTTGCTTTTAGGGGAACAGAACAGGTAGttcatattctttttcttttaggtTGAGTACAGTTTCTGGTTTCAGTTAATGAAGATTAtacttttgatttttcagaCTCAATGGAAGGACTTAAGAACTGATCTAATGCTTGTGCCAGCCGGGTAACATTCATTTCCAATGTAGTTGTGACTTGTTTAGTGGTttaattggtttaatttttaGCCATAAAAGGTGTTGTTTTCAAGTCATTGTATTTGTATTTAACTAGTATCTCACTGCTTTGATATAGTTTTAATCTTGTGAAAAATTGTGCCTGTATTATATTTGATAAGTGTAATTATATAAGAATGctgctttgattttttttgttgatatatTTGATAACTTaactaaataattgataaaatattgaaagagataaaattaaaaataagtaggAAAGTTATTGAAAGCGATAGATTCATATTTTGGGGACAGCAACCagcaagatattttatttagttcatTACTGAAAAAGTACATCATCATTGTTTTTGTTGTAATTAATTTAGGGATTGAATTAAAATGCTTTTTGATTTCACCAGATGATTTTATTTCACAACTAACTTTCCTATGACTTTCATAGGCTAAATCCTGAAAGGATAGGCGGATTATTGCAGGTTCACAGTGGTTTTCTAAGTGCGTATGATTCAGTAAGGACCAGGATCATTTCTCTAATTCGACTTGCAATAGGTTATGTGTATGTTGTACttgtaaagaaattttattacatCGAGCTCACTGCCTTTAAAACCATGCTGCTgtatttcttaatatattttgaaaatcccTTTGTTTCCAACTTGAAGCTTTTAAAGTGAGTCATTAAGTGTTTTTATGAATTATGTGACATAAATGAATTACATATTGTCCTGAACTAGCTATCCCGAAAGCTTAAGTTTTGGATGTTAATACATTTATAGTTGTCAAAAGGGGTTGATCGATCCATTGGGCCAAACTCACCTGTAAATGGGTCAACTCAATCCAATTCACTTAAGGTTGAGTCTTGAAGAAATGGTCTGGCCTACCACCAACCcacctaaaaaaatcatttttattaaaaaatcaattttttaaaaaaataaattagaagagtATTAGTTAAATCAAATCTTCTACTACCCACATCACACCTACAACAAGACATATTATCACAAGTTAgaactataattataaaaatttagaaaatagtcTTAAACAAAACACTAAATAAAATAGTATGGAATAAAGacactaaaaaacaaaattaaaatctagAACTTTAAACTTTCaagtcttaaaaataatatgacaaAATACTAAAAGTGTAGAACTTTAGAGtagattatataattatattagacAATATTCGTGTGATGCACAGGTAAATTTAGAGGGggaatgttttaaaaattatataccaaattatattaattatttaattttttatattattgaatagaaatctaaaatcaattcaaatgcccacaatataaaattgataatgtttgtcacatacataaaaaaattctatttcttTTGTAGGAATTCATTGTAAAATAGTGATGGATTGTGCTCCACACACTatacaatacatatatattagaaTATTTGAAGTTTTCCagcaaaaatatattgaaagtttcaagaaaaaataataataacaaaacaaattcatatattattttatgtaatgagatatatttatacaaattaatgtTTGATATGTGCATGACATTTGCAAGGTACATAAActctaaaaattttataatgatttCCATATACATGTGATTTtgtctaaaacaaaaatatagaaaattttcagacaaaataaagtagaaaaataaattataataaaataaaaattttataaataattgaatgtaatttaaaattgtgCCTGGTTTTCTCTCGAGATGTGATAAGGGTGAGTACGTTGAGCAGTAGTAATAAAAAGGCATCGATGGCCACTTAAACATTGTTTGAAGGAtcgaaatcatgattttttttatctttttctcttaatttggtGACGTTCTCGATGAGactgtggttttttttttgtacacatTCTCTCTCTAGCTTTTTCTCAAACTACAcctatttgaattaaaatactCAAATTACACCAGTTCTCATCATCTTTGGGAAGTCAGGACTGGTCACCCTGACTTTCATAGTGtgcatctttctttttttgtttaattaatttgtatttttaaatttttttttaaaattattaaatatttcaaatattatattatataaatctatttttaattgattttaaaaataattttttattaaaataaattttttatttttttttaaatctcttaagagatatatatagctaaaggaaaatgtaaaaattggagaaaattataatataattttttagttacgatgtatgtatgtttttagctaaatttatgtgttgttgacattttttttttgttatgtacattaattaaaaaatgagaaaattagttagtagtattaaaaaaaaattaaaaaaacagtgAATAAGTAattgatacatttttttatacaatatacataaaattaaaaagtgtagtaACTGAGATGATAGCTGAGAATAACAAAAcagattaaaaaatacaattgcaACACAAATATGATAAACTATTGATAAGTTGAAAGATGTTCTGCAAGAAACATGTCTTCTTCTATTTCGGTTACTCgtttgttaaaaataactaaaatttctattgggcTGAATTGTTTCAGTAGTTGTCACTTTGGACTCTAATTTATCCCTGGTAACTGATGCAATAgacgtccattataattttcagagtgaaaaaataaattctaagtTGTTTATTCCATGTTAGTTTTgctggtgagacatttaatttttttacgtgTGCAAATTGtaaagtgttgtcaatttgaattttgatttttcgCTGGTAACTGATGCAATATACAACCATTATAATTTTCTgagtgaaaaaagaaattctgagttgtccatttcatgttagttttgttggtaagacatttaattttttagagacaTATGCAAATTgtagagtgttgtcaatttagACTGTGACTTTTCCCTGGTAACTAATACAACAGACGTCCATTACaattttcagagtgaaaaaagaaattatgagttgtccattttATGTCAGTTTTTCTGGTGagccatttaattttttgaaacaatTTAGTGTAATTTGTAAAGTGTGGTGAATTTCGACAGTTATGATTCTATGGAAAAAGTGTGTCacgaatatcattaatgtgttggacataatttaaaaaaatgttgaacatgggtacttaagcATAGTCGTAAGGGttcaaatcataattattttgattttgtgctCCTATTTTGACGTGGTTGTCCATAGAAATGGTGcacgatatatattttttggattctttgacattCAAACCGTAGAAAAAAGTGTCACGAATATCATTATTGTGtttgacataattttaaaaaaatacagaagATGGACACTTAAGCATATGTGCAACAGTCCAAATAATAGTTTTTTCGATTTTGTGTTCCTATTTTGAGGTAGTTGTCCATGGAACTAGTGcaggatatttttttattctttgacatccaaaaaattgaaaaagtgtgtcacgaatataattaatgtgttggaaataattttaaaaaatgcagaacatggaaacttaagcatagttgcaagggtccaaatcatagttttttcgaTTTTGTGCTCCTATTTTGATATGGTTGTCCAAGCAAATGGTGCacgatgtatttttttttattattctttgatGTTCAAAATATGGAAAAAGGGCGGcatgaatatcattaatgtgttggacataatttttaaaaaaagatgaacATGGGTACTGAAGCATAGTTGCAATGgtcaaaatcataattttttcgaTTTTGTGCTCTTATTTTGATGTGGTTGTCCATGGAACTCGtgcacaatatatttttttgaattctttgacgtcaaaaaaataaaaaaaaattgtggcacaaatatcattaatgtgttgagcataattttaaaaaaatgcagaacaagGTACTTATTCTTTGGATTTTGTACTCCTATTTGAGGTGGTTGTCCTAGGAAATGAtgcacaatatatatttttggattctttgatgttcaaaatatggaaaaagtgtggcatgaatatcattaatgtgtttgacataatttttaaaagaggaTGAACATGGGTACTAAAGCATAGTTGAAATGGtcaaaatcatagttttttcgaTTTTGTGCTCTTATTTTGAGGTAGTTGTCCTCGGTTACTCgtttgttaaaaataactaaaatttctattgggcTGAATTGTTTCAGTAGTTGTCACTTTGGACTCTAATTTATCCCTGGTAACTGATGCAATAGACGTCCATTATAATTTCagagtgaaaaaataaattctaagtTGTTTATTCCATGTTAGTTTTgctggtgagacatttaattttttacgtGTGCAAATTGtaaagtgttgtcaatttgaattttgatttttcgCTGGTAACTGATGCAATATACAACCATTATAATTTTCTgagtgaaaaaagaaattctgagttgtccatttcatgttagttttgttggtaagacatttaatttttttagagacatATGCAAATTgtagagtgttgtcaatttagACTGTGACTTTTCCCTGGTAACTAATACAACAGACGTCCATTACaattttcagagtgaaaaaagaaattatgagttgtccattttATGTCAGTTTTTCTGGTGagccatttaattttttgaaacaatTTAGTGTAATTTGTAAAGTGTGGTGAATTTCGACAGTTATGATTCTATGGAAAAAGTGTGTCacgaatatcattaatgtgttggacataatttaaaaaaatgttgaacatgggtacttaagcATAGTCGTAAGGGttcaaatcataattattttgattttgtgctCCTATTTTGACGTGGTTGTCCATAGAAATGGTGcacgatatatattttttggattctttgacattCAAACCGTAGAAAAAAGTGTCACGAATATCATTATTGTgttgacataattttaaaaaaatacagaagATGGACACTTAAGCATATGTGCAACAGTccaaataatagtttttttcgattttgtgtTCCTATTTTGAGGTAGTTGTCCATGGAACTAGTGcaggatattttttttattctttgacatccaaaaaattgaaaaagtgtgtcacgaatataattaatgtgttggaaataattttaaaaaatgcagaacatggaaacttaagcatagttgcaagggtccaaatcatagttttttcgaTTTTGTGCTCCTATTTTGATATGGTTGTCCAAGCAAATGGTGCacgatgtatttttttttattattctttgatGTTCAAAATATGGAAAAAGGGCGGcatgaatatcattaatgtgttggacataatttttaaaaaaagatgaacATGGGTACTGAAGCATAGTTGCAATGgtcaaaatcataattttttcgaTTTTGTGCTCTTATTTTGATGTGGTTGTCCATGGAACTCGtgcacaatatatttttttgaattctttgacgtcaaaaaaataaaaaaaattgtggcacaaatatcattaatgtgttgagcataattttaaaaaaatgcagaacaagGTACTTATTCTTTGGATTTTGTACTCctattttgaggtggttgtcCTAGGAAATGAtgcacaatatatatttttggattctttgatgttCAAAATATGGAAAAAAGTGTGGcatgaatatcattaatgtgtttgacataatttttaaaagaggaTGAACATGGGTACTAAAGCATAGTTGAAATGGtcaaaatcatagttttttcgaTTTTGTGCTCTTATTTTGAGGTAGTTGTCCAAGGAACTTGTgcacgatatattttttttttggattctttgacgtcctaaaaataaaaaaaaaagtttgtcacaaatatcattaatgtgttggacataatttaaaaaaatgtagaacaAGGGTACTTAAGCATACTTGCAAGtatccaaatcatagttttttcgaTTTTGTACTTCTATTTTGAGTTGGTTATCCATGGAAATCgtgcatgattttttttttttggattctttgatgttcaaaatataaaaaaagtgtgtcacaaatatcattaatgtgttgcacataatttaaaaaaatgcagaacaagGGCATTTAAGCATAGTTGTAAGGattcaaatcatagttttttcgattttgtgctcctattttgaggtggttgtccatggaactggtgcacgatatattttttttttggagtctTTGATgtcaaaacaatgaaaaaagtgtgtcacaaatatcattaatttttttaaaaaaaatattgaacatgAGTACTTAAACATAGTTGCAAGGtttcaaatcatattttttaagattttttgcTCCTATTTTGATGTGGTTGTACATGGAAATGTtgcatgatatatttttttgcattctttgacgttcaaactatGGGAAAAGTGtctcaataatattattaatgtctcctacataattttaaaaataatactgaACCTTGGTACTTAAACATACTTCTAAGggtccaaaacataattttttcgATATTGTGCCCCTATTTTGGGTTTTTGTCCATGGAACTGGTACACGATATTTTGTTGTTGGATTCTTTGAAGTTCAAACTATGAAAAACGTGTgtcacaaatataattaatatgttggaaataatttaacaaaatgcaGAACATGAGAACTTAAgaatagttgcaagggtccaaatcataattttttttattttgtgctctTATTTTGAGGTGGTTGTTCATGGAACTAGTGCacgatatgtttttttttggattctttgacattCAAACATAGAAAAAGTGTGCAGAATATCTTAATGTGttgacataatttaaaaaaaatgcagaacatgggtacttaagcatagttgcaaggatccaaatcatagttttttttattttgtgttctattttgaggtgttgTCCATGGAATGGTgcacgatataatttttttggattctttgacgttcaaatatagaaaaaggagtcacaaatatcattaattgttgacataattttaaaaaaatgcagaacatgggcacttaagcata is a window encoding:
- the LOC100804338 gene encoding uncharacterized protein — translated: MPSNEAGSQEASREDCIEQRNSNEFHKQDNDTENGHASESSSNQFFWRNFANVVNSSIPQKLGLSVPEKFKWDGLEFLNKIGSQSQNIAESIYVQSGLAIPGGTDDTNDKTSSQPAIAAFQSSVPEVKKATQNLMRQTESILGGLMLLTATVSKIKDEGLCSEERIIKEDSAKARGNDIQYSTSQMFPSSQNGLVLDDKKTEEMKELFSTAESAMEAWAMLATSLGQPSFIKSEFEKLCFLDNASTDTQVAIWRDSARRRLVVAFRGTEQTQWKDLRTDLMLVPAGLNPERIGGLLQVHSGFLSAYDSVRTRIISLIRLAIGYVYVVLVKKFYYIELTAFKTMLLYFLIYFENPFVSNLKLLK